A region of Candidatus Desulfarcum epimagneticum DNA encodes the following proteins:
- a CDS encoding Phosphate transport system permease protein PstA, with amino-acid sequence MSGRAHEDIIHIVSKGLKKRRRTERIFRLCGLSAIGAALFFLFLLFAGIFSNGYSAFQQTFIRIDVFADPVEIRAGGLSGADYAGLVKKSLRDMFPDAKSRRDKRALYSLVSDGASYQLRERVLKDPGLAGRTLSMWVPADDDVDMLIKGRLDKDMAEGRGRLSDTQIRWIRSLESRGRIEKRFNRAFFVSGDSREPELAGILGALAGSAMTLLVTLLLSFPVGVAAAVYLEEFAPKNRWTDLIEININNLAAVPSIVFGLLGLAVFLNFFGVPRSVPLAGGLTLALMTLPAIIISSRASIQAVPPSIREAALGVGASKMQMALHHVFPLALPGMLTGAIIGMARALGETAPLLMIGMVAFIADIPKGFADPASALPVQIYLWADSPERAFVERTCAAIMALLVFLVAMNAAAVWLRKKFERRVD; translated from the coding sequence ATGAGTGGCCGGGCGCATGAGGACATCATTCATATTGTGAGCAAAGGGCTGAAAAAACGCCGCCGGACCGAGCGGATTTTCCGCCTGTGCGGCCTGTCGGCCATCGGCGCGGCCCTGTTTTTTCTTTTTTTGCTGTTCGCCGGCATTTTTTCAAACGGGTATTCGGCGTTTCAGCAGACCTTCATCCGGATCGATGTCTTCGCGGACCCGGTGGAAATCCGGGCCGGGGGACTGTCCGGCGCCGATTACGCCGGACTGGTGAAAAAAAGCCTGCGGGACATGTTTCCGGACGCGAAAAGCCGCCGGGACAAACGCGCCCTTTATTCCCTGGTCAGCGACGGCGCCTCGTATCAGCTGCGGGAGAGGGTCCTGAAGGATCCCGGCCTGGCGGGCCGGACCCTGTCCATGTGGGTCCCGGCGGACGACGATGTGGACATGCTCATCAAGGGCCGTCTGGACAAAGACATGGCAGAGGGGCGGGGGCGGCTGAGCGACACACAGATCCGGTGGATCCGGTCCCTGGAAAGCCGGGGAAGGATTGAAAAGCGTTTCAACCGGGCGTTTTTCGTCTCCGGGGATTCCCGGGAGCCGGAGCTGGCCGGAATCCTGGGCGCGCTGGCCGGATCGGCCATGACCCTTCTGGTCACCCTGCTTCTATCATTTCCCGTGGGAGTGGCCGCCGCTGTTTACCTGGAGGAGTTCGCCCCGAAAAACCGCTGGACTGATTTGATTGAAATCAACATCAACAACCTGGCGGCCGTGCCCTCTATTGTGTTTGGGCTTTTGGGTCTGGCGGTGTTTTTGAACTTTTTCGGCGTTCCCCGCTCGGTTCCTTTGGCCGGGGGGCTGACCCTGGCCTTGATGACCCTTCCGGCCATCATCATCTCAAGCCGCGCGTCCATCCAGGCCGTTCCCCCCTCCATCCGGGAGGCGGCTTTGGGGGTGGGCGCCTCAAAGATGCAGATGGCGCTTCACCATGTGTTTCCCCTGGCGCTTCCGGGCATGCTCACCGGCGCCATTATCGGCATGGCGCGGGCCCTGGGGGAGACGGCGCCTTTGCTGATGATCGGCATGGTGGCCTTTATCGCGGATATTCCCAAAGGGTTCGCGGACCCGGCCTCGGCGCTTCCGGTTCAGATTTATTTATGGGCGGACAGCCCCGAGCGGGCTTTTGTGGAGCGGACATGCGCCGCCATCATGGCGCTTCTGGTTTTTCTGGTGGCCATGAACGCCGCGGCGGTGTGGCTTCGGAAAAAGTTTGAGCGCCGGGTGGATTGA
- a CDS encoding conserved hypothetical protein (Evidence 4 : Unknown function but conserved in other organisms): MKLNQIKLLTDENISPKVVSCLRQIKIDILDTKEEKWHGTDDETLLNIAYREKRFVLTHDSDFASLAINQSKPCYGIFYLRLKNMNPVYVSRVCKDLFQKEMEITPRSIWVIEDARIRVRYLMD; encoded by the coding sequence ATGAAATTAAATCAGATCAAACTCCTGACAGATGAAAATATTTCCCCGAAGGTCGTCTCCTGTCTTCGACAAATAAAAATTGATATTCTCGATACGAAGGAAGAAAAATGGCATGGAACAGACGATGAAACGCTCCTGAATATCGCTTATAGGGAAAAGCGTTTTGTTCTGACGCATGATTCTGATTTCGCCTCATTGGCCATCAATCAGAGCAAGCCGTGTTATGGCATTTTCTATTTGCGTTTGAAGAACATGAATCCTGTTTATGTAAGTCGGGTCTGCAAAGATCTTTTTCAGAAAGAAATGGAAATCACCCCACGTTCCATTTGGGTGATTGAAGACGCGCGGATACGGGTTCGCTATCTCATGGACTAA
- a CDS encoding conserved hypothetical protein (Evidence 4 : Unknown function but conserved in other organisms): protein MMKDPIVDEVRRRRQEHAKENQNDLDRIIESFRRRERDSKRKTLNPGPKKRLDKAKG from the coding sequence ATGATGAAAGACCCAATCGTCGATGAGGTTCGTCGGCGTCGCCAGGAACATGCCAAAGAGAATCAAAATGATCTGGATAGAATCATTGAGTCCTTTCGCAGACGAGAGCGGGATTCAAAACGAAAAACCCTGAACCCCGGTCCAAAAAAGCGATTGGATAAAGCCAAAGGTTGA
- a CDS encoding Kynurenine formamidase, which translates to MKKIFAALTLLAAVGFAWGPAHGQNPRQGLWGLYFDTLKDAKYIDLTHAFEPVQSVWPGFGNAQFKPAKAGRRIPGYVEVGQEFTYEKHGFVATAYELTTDQYGTQLDPPAHWDKLGATISDIPATYAVRPLVVIDIHEKVAKDDGYHLQVKDIHAWETQHGRIPEGSVVMVRSDWHKRWAETRRFNQKPFPGVGLDALKFLHLKRKILFHGHEPLDTDTTTNLEGEYWLIHNHFAQAEGVAHLDQVPESGALIMIGFAKPKGGTGGYARYIAIAPKSWKHGVSIAQVPGAPLPVQPHPLKRDKNGVMRPTPE; encoded by the coding sequence ATGAAAAAAATTTTTGCCGCATTAACGCTTCTGGCCGCTGTTGGATTCGCGTGGGGACCCGCCCATGGGCAAAACCCGCGCCAGGGCCTTTGGGGCCTTTACTTTGACACGCTCAAAGACGCCAAATACATTGATCTCACCCACGCCTTTGAGCCGGTTCAGTCCGTGTGGCCCGGGTTCGGCAACGCCCAATTCAAACCGGCCAAAGCGGGCCGCCGGATCCCGGGATATGTGGAGGTCGGCCAGGAATTCACCTATGAAAAACACGGTTTTGTCGCCACCGCCTACGAGCTGACCACCGATCAATACGGCACCCAGCTCGATCCCCCGGCCCACTGGGACAAACTCGGCGCCACCATCAGCGACATCCCCGCCACCTACGCTGTTCGCCCCCTGGTGGTCATCGACATCCACGAGAAAGTGGCCAAAGACGATGGGTATCATCTTCAGGTCAAAGACATCCATGCCTGGGAGACCCAACATGGCCGCATTCCCGAGGGCTCGGTGGTCATGGTCCGCTCCGACTGGCACAAACGGTGGGCCGAAACCAGGCGCTTCAACCAGAAGCCCTTTCCCGGCGTGGGCCTTGACGCGCTGAAGTTCCTCCACCTGAAGCGAAAGATACTCTTTCATGGCCATGAGCCCCTGGACACGGACACCACGACGAATCTCGAGGGGGAATACTGGCTCATACACAACCATTTCGCCCAGGCCGAGGGCGTGGCCCACCTCGACCAGGTCCCCGAGTCCGGGGCGCTGATCATGATCGGGTTCGCAAAGCCGAAAGGCGGCACAGGCGGCTACGCCCGATACATCGCCATCGCGCCCAAATCCTGGAAGCACGGCGTCTCCATCGCCCAGGTCCCGGGCGCCCCCCTTCCCGTTCAGCCCCATCCGCTGAAGCGGGACAAAAACGGCGTGATGCGCCCGACGCCTGAATGA
- a CDS encoding hypothetical protein (Evidence 5 : Unknown function), which produces MMRGRLLTESGLYRPDKPLPQTSGEYADLMEEITGKSAVFPGDTEPVSGTSYLSDSFLKSPAALTSFEKFIIKSGGTHLSVERFSPSVDAPEKMFRIIFDFDLICQCAIFNTLGSRGSYDREKIYFRRFFQSDIVFVARDESLPVGLLTLTRHVIKLDINSVSLTKAAEEKLRIHDGFVEIPYFWLHGGLFTTSGRGIANTILFRFLSEELEGVRRQYMPVSDRRAGQIDARKGLIYILGHSDKAPPFHIFRTYFQPVREGIIRDLIFQKAFEFITPEAERSRAFFDLQKGVDKSAADPLNSYRRDHQGRAVTPEKERRLSSYKEFAEILGDGIGENAIYFLGIFDEKVSRRFHQRLVKRGVHFEILTAS; this is translated from the coding sequence ATGATGCGCGGACGGCTGTTAACCGAATCCGGACTTTATCGACCGGACAAGCCTTTGCCACAGACATCCGGGGAATATGCGGATCTCATGGAAGAGATCACAGGAAAAAGCGCTGTTTTCCCGGGCGACACGGAGCCCGTGTCCGGAACATCCTATTTAAGCGATTCGTTTTTAAAATCGCCCGCCGCGCTCACATCTTTTGAGAAATTTATAATTAAATCAGGCGGGACTCATTTGAGCGTCGAAAGATTTTCACCTTCCGTTGACGCGCCTGAAAAGATGTTCCGGATCATTTTTGATTTTGACCTGATTTGCCAATGCGCCATTTTCAACACGCTTGGCTCACGCGGGTCTTATGACCGGGAAAAAATTTACTTCCGGAGATTTTTCCAGTCTGATATTGTCTTCGTTGCGCGCGACGAATCCCTTCCGGTTGGGCTTTTGACCCTCACACGCCATGTGATCAAGCTTGATATAAACAGCGTCTCATTAACAAAGGCGGCTGAAGAAAAACTCCGTATTCATGACGGTTTTGTGGAAATTCCCTATTTCTGGCTTCATGGCGGTTTGTTCACGACATCCGGGCGCGGCATCGCCAATACGATTCTGTTCCGATTTCTTTCCGAAGAGCTGGAAGGCGTTCGCCGCCAATACATGCCCGTTTCGGATCGGCGCGCAGGACAAATCGACGCGCGGAAAGGGCTTATATATATACTCGGTCATTCCGACAAAGCGCCTCCCTTCCATATTTTCAGAACGTACTTTCAACCTGTCCGGGAAGGGATCATACGAGATTTGATTTTTCAAAAAGCGTTTGAATTCATCACCCCTGAGGCGGAACGCTCCCGCGCGTTTTTTGACCTTCAAAAAGGCGTTGATAAAAGCGCCGCCGACCCGCTGAACAGCTATAGACGAGATCACCAGGGAAGAGCCGTTACGCCTGAAAAAGAGCGGCGGCTGTCCTCATACAAAGAGTTCGCTGAAATATTGGGAGATGGCATAGGGGAGAATGCCATCTACTTTTTAGGGATATTTGATGAAAAGGTGTCGCGCCGTTTTCATCAGCGGCTTGTTAAGCGGGGCGTTCATTTTGAAATATTGACAGCATCGTAA
- a CDS encoding Predicted transporter, GPR1/FUN34/yaaH family: MANAETEKGNPGVVGLAGFGLTTMLLQFHNVGWCGVGPVVALAFIFGGLAQMIAGFQEFKCGNNFGYSAFVSYGAFWIALGIIFIMNFFNIYHSSTTDVGWFLVAWTLYTFIMWIPAMKIHGAMAVTFTLLLIGFILLDLAHFGFPAMTRVAGYELMLCALSAWYMMAHAICLQVFGRDVLPVGKPWIK; this comes from the coding sequence ATGGCAAATGCGGAAACGGAAAAAGGAAACCCGGGCGTCGTGGGACTGGCGGGTTTCGGGCTGACCACCATGCTGCTTCAGTTTCACAACGTGGGATGGTGCGGGGTCGGCCCTGTCGTGGCGCTGGCGTTTATATTTGGGGGACTGGCCCAGATGATCGCCGGCTTTCAGGAATTTAAATGCGGCAACAACTTCGGCTACAGCGCTTTTGTGTCGTATGGGGCGTTCTGGATAGCGCTGGGAATCATCTTTATCATGAATTTTTTCAACATCTATCACTCCAGCACGACGGATGTCGGGTGGTTCCTGGTGGCTTGGACGCTTTACACGTTCATCATGTGGATTCCCGCCATGAAGATTCACGGGGCCATGGCGGTGACGTTCACCCTTTTGCTTATCGGATTCATACTGCTGGATCTGGCGCATTTCGGCTTTCCCGCGATGACCCGGGTGGCGGGCTATGAGCTGATGCTGTGCGCCCTTTCCGCCTGGTACATGATGGCCCACGCCATCTGCCTCCAGGTGTTTGGAAGAGACGTGCTCCCGGTGGGCAAGCCCTGGATAAAATAA
- a CDS encoding hypothetical protein (Evidence 5 : Unknown function), whose translation MSLSFRLYDEQRFEEALKNESILRESKWTESIAIGSRQFVKKTKNRLGIKETGRKIVEQNGI comes from the coding sequence ATGAGTCTAAGCTTCAGACTCTATGATGAGCAACGGTTTGAAGAGGCGCTAAAAAACGAATCCATTTTGCGTGAATCGAAATGGACGGAAAGCATTGCCATTGGGAGCAGGCAATTTGTTAAAAAAACGAAAAACCGACTGGGTATAAAAGAAACGGGCAGAAAAATCGTCGAACAAAACGGGATATGA
- a CDS encoding conserved hypothetical protein (Evidence 4 : Unknown function but conserved in other organisms), which produces MLYFTDSGIIGSKAFVMTHYRRFKDRFESKREKKPKSIQGLEGIYSLKRLSESV; this is translated from the coding sequence ATGCTATATTTCACCGATTCGGGAATCATCGGCTCCAAAGCGTTTGTCATGACGCATTACCGGCGCTTCAAAGACCGTTTTGAATCCAAACGCGAAAAGAAACCCAAATCCATTCAAGGGCTTGAGGGAATTTATTCGTTGAAACGCCTGTCTGAATCTGTGTGA
- a CDS encoding conserved exported hypothetical protein (Evidence 4 : Unknown function but conserved in other organisms), which translates to MKKLIIAATASALLIFGTTAIAGKPATKDECVVKCHEAAALINSKGLKAAIEAIGDSSGPFVWKDSYVFLMNMDGKMLAHPIQPELTRHDHVLLITDPMDKALFVHFVNLARKVGHGWVEYMWPKPGRKTPSKKLTYIYKVPNQDVFVGAGVYVGGMMY; encoded by the coding sequence ATGAAAAAACTGATTATCGCCGCGACCGCCTCGGCGCTTCTTATTTTTGGGACAACCGCGATCGCCGGAAAGCCGGCCACAAAAGACGAATGCGTGGTAAAATGCCATGAGGCCGCCGCGCTGATCAATTCCAAAGGGTTAAAGGCGGCCATAGAGGCGATCGGCGACTCCTCCGGCCCTTTTGTCTGGAAAGACTCTTATGTATTTTTGATGAATATGGACGGCAAAATGCTGGCGCACCCCATACAGCCCGAGCTGACCCGGCACGATCATGTCCTTTTAATCACGGACCCCATGGACAAGGCGCTTTTTGTCCATTTCGTCAATCTTGCCAGGAAGGTCGGGCATGGATGGGTCGAGTACATGTGGCCGAAACCCGGCAGGAAGACCCCCTCGAAAAAACTCACTTATATTTACAAAGTTCCCAACCAGGACGTTTTTGTGGGCGCGGGGGTCTATGTGGGCGGCATGATGTATTGA
- the pstS gene encoding Phosphate binding protein: MNKWTFTGRAAAFALSAMMIFLAAPSPSYARDHIDIVGSSTVYPFSTAVAERFGKTTSFKTPKVESTGSGGGFKLFCAGVGARRPDIANASRRIKKSECEKCFQNGVKDIIEVKVGYDGIVLAHSKKSAPMRLSRRHIFMALAKKVPDPSGAAKLVPNPYRTWRDVDPGLPDVKIEVLGPPPTSGTRDAFVELAMEGGAVTFSWIKAMKKKNKKEYKRVCHTVREDGAYVEAGENDNLIVQKLSANPDAMGIFGYSFLDQNEDKIKGAFVENVPPTFENIADGKYPISRPLFFYVKKAHVGKIPGIRGYLKEFSKDSTWGGDGYLADKGMIPMPEGERAMFRKNIQNLKTLSCGDL, from the coding sequence ATGAATAAATGGACATTCACAGGCAGGGCCGCGGCGTTCGCGCTTTCGGCCATGATGATTTTCTTGGCGGCGCCTTCGCCGTCTTACGCCCGGGACCACATCGACATTGTGGGCTCTTCCACGGTCTATCCCTTTTCCACCGCCGTGGCCGAGCGCTTCGGCAAAACCACATCCTTTAAAACCCCCAAGGTGGAGTCCACCGGCTCCGGAGGAGGGTTCAAGCTGTTTTGCGCCGGCGTGGGGGCCAGGCGCCCGGATATCGCCAACGCCTCCCGGCGGATTAAAAAAAGCGAGTGTGAAAAATGTTTTCAAAACGGGGTCAAAGACATCATCGAGGTCAAAGTCGGTTATGACGGCATCGTGCTGGCCCACTCGAAAAAATCGGCTCCCATGAGGCTTTCCCGCCGCCATATCTTCATGGCGCTGGCCAAAAAGGTCCCGGACCCTTCAGGCGCCGCGAAACTGGTCCCCAACCCTTACAGAACCTGGCGGGATGTGGATCCGGGCCTTCCCGATGTCAAGATCGAAGTCCTGGGGCCGCCGCCGACCTCCGGAACAAGGGACGCCTTTGTGGAGCTGGCCATGGAGGGGGGCGCTGTGACTTTTTCCTGGATCAAGGCCATGAAAAAGAAAAATAAAAAGGAATACAAGCGCGTCTGTCACACGGTCCGGGAAGACGGCGCCTACGTGGAGGCCGGGGAGAACGACAACCTCATCGTCCAGAAACTGTCGGCCAACCCCGACGCCATGGGGATTTTCGGCTACAGCTTTCTGGATCAGAACGAGGATAAGATCAAAGGGGCGTTTGTGGAGAATGTGCCCCCGACTTTTGAGAACATCGCCGACGGAAAATACCCCATTTCCAGGCCCCTGTTTTTTTACGTCAAAAAGGCCCATGTGGGGAAAATTCCCGGGATCCGGGGTTATCTGAAGGAATTCTCAAAAGACTCCACATGGGGCGGGGACGGCTACCTGGCGGACAAGGGGATGATCCCCATGCCCGAGGGCGAGCGCGCCATGTTTCGAAAAAATATCCAGAACCTTAAAACCCTTTCCTGCGGCGACCTTTAG
- a CDS encoding conserved hypothetical protein (Evidence 4 : Unknown function but conserved in other organisms) produces the protein MTFPDPAPKNVLTFLGAGSKIVLTMKRYLEDPIISDLKDRFVLIAGPRQVGKTTMARRIADQMSPAPANSYFNWDYQPHRKVIREMDWPRTSPVIVLDEIHKYSEWKTLLKGFFDAEGRRQKIMVTGSARLDIYKKGGESLMGRAYHFKLHPLTIGEISRNGAVPETQSLMNPDSWLETDDNMGMDIFKQLFSIGGFPEPFLKGDEREAKRWRINRRDQVLREDLRDLTQIRHITKAEHLFDLLLDRVGALISVNSLREDLEADHKTVSAWMDVFEKLHIIFSVMPYSAKLQRSIKKARKIYFWDWSEVPDHGARFENLIAVHLMKYCDYMKNVAGENLELRHIRDRNKREVDFLITKDRRPWILMESKYGQTREAGNLSYFAKQLDVAHRYQVTAKNHHSRHVAPCWRILAGLP, from the coding sequence TTGACATTTCCGGACCCTGCCCCCAAAAATGTCTTGACATTTTTGGGGGCAGGGTCCAAAATAGTCCTCACCATGAAACGATATCTGGAAGACCCCATCATATCGGACTTAAAAGACAGGTTTGTCTTAATCGCAGGCCCCAGGCAAGTCGGCAAAACCACCATGGCCCGCCGGATCGCGGACCAGATGTCTCCGGCTCCGGCGAATTCATATTTCAACTGGGATTATCAGCCCCACCGAAAAGTCATCCGGGAGATGGACTGGCCCAGAACTTCGCCGGTCATTGTTCTGGATGAGATACATAAATACAGCGAATGGAAAACTTTGCTGAAAGGGTTCTTCGACGCCGAAGGACGCCGGCAGAAAATAATGGTCACGGGAAGCGCGAGGCTCGACATTTATAAAAAGGGGGGCGAATCCCTCATGGGAAGGGCTTACCATTTCAAGCTGCATCCGTTGACGATCGGCGAAATATCCAGAAATGGCGCCGTCCCCGAGACACAGAGTCTCATGAATCCGGATTCATGGCTTGAAACAGACGACAATATGGGCATGGATATTTTCAAACAGTTGTTTTCCATCGGCGGATTTCCGGAGCCCTTTTTAAAAGGAGATGAGCGTGAGGCGAAAAGATGGCGGATAAACAGGAGAGATCAGGTGTTAAGAGAAGATCTGCGCGATTTGACACAGATTCGCCATATCACAAAAGCCGAACATCTTTTCGACCTCCTCCTTGATCGGGTGGGCGCCCTGATTTCAGTGAACTCGCTGAGGGAAGACCTTGAGGCGGACCATAAGACCGTGTCGGCATGGATGGATGTGTTTGAAAAACTTCATATTATCTTTTCCGTCATGCCCTACAGCGCGAAACTCCAGCGCTCCATTAAAAAAGCGAGAAAAATTTATTTCTGGGACTGGTCCGAAGTCCCGGATCACGGGGCGCGTTTTGAGAATCTCATCGCGGTTCATCTGATGAAATATTGCGACTATATGAAAAATGTCGCCGGAGAGAATCTTGAATTGAGGCATATACGCGACCGGAATAAGCGGGAAGTGGATTTTTTGATCACAAAAGACCGCAGGCCCTGGATTTTAATGGAGTCTAAATATGGTCAAACGCGCGAGGCCGGAAATCTTTCATATTTTGCCAAACAACTGGACGTCGCGCATCGATACCAGGTGACGGCCAAAAACCATCACTCCCGCCATGTCGCGCCATGCTGGCGGATACTGGCCGGGCTGCCGTAA
- a CDS encoding Phosphate transport system permease protein, translating into MSIQFILITLLILTLFGRWAGRRRALKVAGDLKTHSRPSYHGAFVALGCGLPALLILGVWIMMESGVIAHLVVAGLPDHIQSLPEEDLSLFMNDVRHIMEGDIAGEGLPLEAAAAARYAHLKGIGRAALLILILCVSMAGIALALRRISPDFRARNRVERIGRIALMICSAAAVFITLGIAVSVLWEAIRFFKAVPFFEFIFGTEWSPQMAIREDQAGSSGAFGAVPVFAGTLLVAFLAMMVAAPVGLMSAIYLSEYAGKKVRAVVKPLMEILAGIPTVVYGYFAALIVAPLIRDLGTAAGLDVSSESALAAGLTMGVMIIPFVSSLSDDVINAVPQSLRDGSYALGATRSETARRVLLPAALPGIAGGMLLAVSRAIGETMIVVMAAGLSANLTLNPLKSVTTVTVQIATLLVGDQEFDSPKTLAAFALGLSLFVITMILNVIALYVTRKYREQYE; encoded by the coding sequence ATGTCCATACAATTCATTCTCATCACCCTTTTAATCCTGACGCTGTTCGGCCGCTGGGCCGGACGCCGCCGGGCGCTGAAAGTCGCCGGGGATTTAAAAACACACTCCCGGCCCTCTTATCACGGCGCCTTCGTGGCCCTGGGCTGTGGTCTTCCGGCTCTTTTGATCCTCGGGGTCTGGATAATGATGGAGTCCGGCGTCATCGCGCATTTGGTGGTGGCGGGTCTGCCCGATCATATTCAGTCGCTTCCCGAGGAGGACCTGAGTCTTTTCATGAATGATGTGAGACACATCATGGAAGGCGATATCGCGGGGGAGGGACTTCCCCTGGAGGCCGCGGCCGCCGCGCGATACGCCCATTTAAAGGGAATCGGCCGCGCGGCGCTGCTCATCCTGATTTTATGCGTGTCCATGGCCGGGATCGCGTTGGCGCTGCGCCGGATATCCCCGGATTTCCGGGCCAGGAACCGGGTGGAGCGAATCGGACGGATCGCATTGATGATCTGCTCGGCGGCGGCGGTTTTCATCACCCTGGGGATCGCGGTTTCCGTTTTGTGGGAGGCCATCCGGTTTTTCAAGGCGGTTCCGTTTTTTGAATTTATCTTCGGAACCGAATGGAGCCCCCAGATGGCCATTCGGGAAGACCAGGCGGGATCGTCCGGGGCCTTCGGCGCCGTGCCGGTGTTTGCCGGCACATTGCTGGTGGCGTTTCTGGCCATGATGGTGGCGGCCCCGGTGGGGCTCATGTCCGCCATTTATCTTTCGGAATACGCTGGAAAAAAGGTCCGGGCCGTGGTGAAGCCCCTGATGGAAATTCTGGCGGGCATTCCCACGGTGGTGTACGGCTATTTCGCGGCTTTGATCGTGGCGCCGCTGATTCGGGACCTGGGAACGGCGGCCGGGCTGGACGTGTCTTCGGAAAGCGCGCTCGCGGCGGGTCTGACCATGGGGGTGATGATCATTCCCTTTGTGTCCTCTTTGTCCGATGACGTGATCAACGCGGTCCCCCAGTCTCTTCGGGACGGGTCCTACGCCCTGGGCGCCACCCGGTCCGAGACCGCGCGCCGGGTTCTTCTGCCCGCCGCGCTGCCCGGCATTGCGGGCGGCATGCTTCTGGCCGTGTCCCGGGCCATCGGCGAGACCATGATCGTGGTCATGGCGGCCGGGCTTTCCGCCAATCTCACCCTGAATCCGCTCAAAAGCGTCACCACGGTGACGGTCCAGATCGCCACCCTTCTGGTGGGAGACCAGGAATTCGACAGCCCCAAGACCCTGGCCGCCTTTGCCCTGGGGCTTTCGCTTTTTGTCATCACGATGATTTTGAATGTCATCGCGCTTTATGTGACCCGGAAATACCGGGAGCAGTATGAGTAA
- a CDS encoding conserved hypothetical protein (Evidence 4 : Unknown function but conserved in other organisms): MIDRITADPNILGGKPIIKGTRLSVEFILELLASDMTENEILADYPHITREDIHACLRYAARSCKNEIYVEFEPVLV, encoded by the coding sequence ATGATTGATCGCATCACCGCCGACCCAAATATACTTGGAGGGAAACCCATTATAAAGGGGACACGTTTGTCTGTGGAGTTCATCCTGGAATTGCTGGCCTCGGATATGACTGAAAATGAGATTCTGGCTGATTATCCCCATATCACTAGAGAAGATATCCATGCCTGTCTCAGGTATGCGGCCCGCTCCTGTAAAAATGAAATTTATGTCGAATTTGAGCCTGTCCTCGTATGA
- a CDS encoding hypothetical protein (Evidence 5 : Unknown function) — translation MADEKLRETKQIKSDEMEDELRPEYDLSQLKGGVRGKYASKYKEGTHLILLEPDVANVFKDNESVNEALRLLIKIAGEKYAKAARPVAPAGSRHSASLRGASR, via the coding sequence ATGGCCGATGAAAAATTGAGAGAGACAAAACAAATAAAAAGTGATGAAATGGAAGATGAACTTCGACCTGAATATGATTTGTCACAATTAAAAGGCGGCGTGAGAGGCAAATACGCGTCAAAATACAAAGAAGGAACCCACTTGATTTTATTAGAACCTGATGTGGCTAATGTCTTTAAAGATAATGAATCCGTAAACGAAGCATTGAGATTGTTAATAAAAATCGCTGGTGAAAAATATGCAAAAGCCGCCCGACCAGTCGCTCCGGCGGGCTCGCGCCACTCCGCTTCGTTGCGTGGCGCGAGCCGCTGA